Proteins from one Natrinema salinisoli genomic window:
- the hjc gene encoding Holliday junction resolvase Hjc codes for MSQAKGDRRERELVNELDGAGFAVMRAPASGSATERELPDVLAGDGEQFYAIEAKSSSGDPIYLTGEEVEALTFFARNFGAKPRIGVRFDREDWYFFHPGDLHVTDGGNYRVKKETALAEGTDFPEFTGQSEKVTLEEVGDDGQDGPDEEIVRVLNAVAQGIMDVDEAAELLE; via the coding sequence ATGTCTCAGGCGAAGGGCGACCGCCGCGAGCGGGAACTCGTCAACGAACTCGACGGGGCCGGCTTCGCGGTGATGCGCGCGCCCGCCAGCGGCTCCGCGACCGAGCGCGAACTCCCCGACGTGCTCGCCGGCGACGGCGAGCAGTTCTACGCGATCGAAGCGAAGTCGAGTTCGGGCGATCCGATCTACCTCACCGGCGAGGAGGTCGAGGCGCTGACCTTCTTCGCGCGAAACTTCGGCGCGAAACCCCGTATCGGCGTCCGCTTCGACCGCGAGGACTGGTACTTCTTCCACCCCGGCGACCTCCACGTCACCGACGGCGGGAACTACCGCGTCAAGAAGGAAACCGCCCTCGCGGAGGGGACGGACTTCCCCGAGTTCACCGGTCAATCGGAAAAAGTCACGCTCGAGGAGGTCGGCGACGACGGCCAGGACGGACCGGACGAGGAGATCGTTCGCGTGCTGAACGCGGTCGCGCAGGGGATCATGGACGTCGACGAGGCCGCCGAACTGCTCGAGTAG
- a CDS encoding DUF7472 family protein: protein MVEREQLIEIVVSVGAVFLMLAAMIAIGSTYGTENSTLSPEGGQMLIGVIVGFIILMAAVGIGLAYTLNDPEDGLETNDDDDNGDAKGTF from the coding sequence ATGGTCGAACGCGAGCAGCTCATCGAAATCGTCGTCTCGGTCGGTGCTGTCTTCTTGATGCTGGCGGCTATGATCGCCATCGGCTCTACCTACGGAACCGAAAACAGCACGCTCTCGCCCGAGGGCGGCCAGATGCTCATCGGCGTCATCGTCGGCTTCATTATCCTGATGGCCGCGGTCGGCATCGGCCTGGCCTACACCCTGAACGATCCCGAGGACGGCCTCGAGACCAACGACGATGACGACAACGGTGACGCCAAGGGGACGTTCTGA
- a CDS encoding alpha/beta fold hydrolase, translating to MPQATRDGVSIYYEYDRSDGDGRAPVVFVQGLGFGRWMWRWQREAVADEYDVVAPDNRGTGRSDVGLPPLVPRLPGKLRALVLFKLAGYSIGGLAADLEAVLDDAGIYDAHIVGASMGGMIAQRYALEYSRAKSLTLCCTTHGGTDAAPVPDETQEHMFDTPDGASERETLRHRMRPAFNDRFTNRNPHLIDRILEWRLEQDADDPAREAQAAAVLNFDVSDRLDALRIPTLILHGTDDKVVPVENARLLEEKIADSRVELVEGGSHLFFIENADEVNETVLSFLDEQD from the coding sequence ATGCCACAGGCGACGAGAGACGGCGTGTCGATTTACTACGAGTACGATCGGAGCGACGGAGACGGTCGAGCGCCAGTCGTGTTCGTGCAGGGGCTCGGGTTCGGGCGGTGGATGTGGCGCTGGCAACGCGAGGCCGTCGCCGACGAGTACGACGTCGTCGCCCCCGACAACCGGGGCACCGGCCGCTCGGACGTCGGCCTCCCGCCGCTGGTCCCGCGTCTGCCCGGCAAGCTCCGGGCCCTCGTGTTGTTCAAGCTGGCGGGCTACTCGATCGGGGGGCTGGCCGCCGACCTCGAGGCCGTCCTCGACGACGCGGGGATCTACGACGCCCACATCGTCGGCGCGAGCATGGGCGGGATGATCGCCCAGCGCTACGCGCTCGAGTACTCCCGGGCGAAGTCGCTGACGCTGTGCTGTACGACTCACGGCGGTACCGACGCGGCACCGGTTCCCGACGAGACGCAGGAACACATGTTCGACACGCCCGACGGGGCGAGCGAGCGGGAGACGCTGCGCCACCGGATGCGACCCGCGTTCAACGACCGCTTCACCAACCGGAACCCGCACCTCATCGATCGGATCCTCGAGTGGCGACTCGAACAGGACGCCGACGACCCGGCTCGCGAGGCCCAGGCCGCCGCCGTCCTGAATTTCGACGTCAGCGATCGCCTGGACGCGCTTCGGATTCCGACGCTGATCCTGCACGGGACGGACGACAAGGTCGTGCCCGTCGAAAACGCGCGGCTGCTCGAGGAGAAGATCGCCGATAGCCGCGTCGAACTCGTCGAGGGCGGCTCCCACCTCTTCTTCATCGAGAACGCCGACGAGGTCAACGAGACGGTGCTGTCGTTCCTCGACGAGCAGGACTGA
- a CDS encoding SWIM zinc finger family protein, translated as MKTTASPKAPLPVPSPDHLTERSRRARTEPMSVLPLGDGLYEIESASDHTYLVDLEAGRCTCPDHVFRGARCKHVRRVAIEITEGRTPPPGEIAVDCHDCGETIFVDEEAPAPFYCDRHTISPGDTVLDRETGDRLTVVDVSELRADAVEIGAADCTVAEYGTNEAYDPDVPVVGAVYPHATVATNGVVPSSLKVYVFPRTRLEKPANGLSG; from the coding sequence ATGAAAACAACAGCGTCACCGAAAGCACCGCTTCCAGTACCGTCTCCCGACCACCTCACCGAGCGATCGCGCCGGGCGCGCACCGAACCGATGTCGGTGTTGCCCCTCGGCGACGGCCTCTACGAGATCGAGTCCGCGAGCGATCACACCTACCTCGTCGATCTCGAGGCCGGCCGCTGTACCTGTCCGGACCACGTCTTCCGCGGGGCCCGGTGCAAACACGTCCGGCGGGTCGCGATCGAGATCACGGAGGGCCGGACCCCGCCGCCGGGCGAAATCGCCGTCGACTGTCACGACTGCGGCGAGACGATCTTCGTCGACGAGGAGGCACCCGCGCCGTTCTACTGTGATCGTCACACGATCTCCCCGGGCGACACCGTCCTCGACCGCGAGACCGGCGATCGCCTCACCGTCGTCGACGTCTCCGAGCTCCGGGCCGACGCCGTCGAAATCGGGGCGGCCGACTGCACCGTCGCCGAGTACGGGACGAACGAGGCGTACGACCCCGATGTCCCCGTCGTCGGCGCGGTGTATCCGCACGCGACCGTGGCGACCAACGGCGTCGTCCCGTCGTCGCTGAAGGTCTACGTCTTCCCGCGAACCCGCCTCGAGAAACCCGCGAACGGGCTGTCAGGGTAA
- a CDS encoding acyl-CoA dehydrogenase family protein codes for MGTGIDYGEFDEGRYVNYWNLDHTLQRELRRASETETVEWDEPRLAEFGELIGHTVADNADYIDDHGPELETYDRYGDVQNVVRYPAEQRENDELVYEAGIVADAFEAPPGRDEPLPFSHYLARLHLLCYADAGFGCPVAMTAGAALVLERFDDGELADYYRGLVSRDYDDLIEGAMFLTEEQGGSDVGANETTARYDETADCWRLTGEKWFCSNIDAEGTLALARTADAPAGTDGLSMFLVPHGDPDGGVMTKGDRHDFDGEPPGDAVNDQLYRRLKDKLGTISVPTGEVEFEETEAFLVGQEEAGFKQMTEMLNLERLSNAAASCGIMGRSLLESKVQAATREAFGRTIDEFPLMREDLVDMTVDYEAATAYVYEAGRLFSERERARRNGDSSDELDDTYRLLRLLVPIAKLRTGRMAVDTASYAMEIQGGNGYVDDFVTNRLLRDAQVLPIWEGTENILSLDALRALEREDAHEPFARVVEERLEAVAHPALADAADTVADEYEELTGALIALAGEDTEYAQLSAKRLAHYVFEVFTAALLLDEAQTGLENGDGRMAMVARRFVSTTLADREARGITGGDRFALEAFEPIVHHAPVDPETVSEAIAADD; via the coding sequence ATGGGAACGGGAATCGACTACGGCGAGTTCGACGAGGGGCGGTACGTAAACTACTGGAACCTCGACCACACGCTCCAGCGGGAACTGCGTCGGGCGTCCGAGACGGAGACGGTCGAGTGGGACGAGCCTCGACTGGCCGAGTTCGGCGAGCTGATCGGCCACACGGTCGCGGACAACGCCGATTACATCGACGATCACGGACCCGAACTCGAGACGTACGACAGGTATGGCGACGTACAGAACGTCGTCCGGTACCCGGCCGAGCAACGCGAGAACGACGAACTGGTCTACGAGGCGGGCATCGTGGCCGACGCGTTCGAGGCCCCGCCCGGCCGCGACGAACCGCTGCCGTTCAGCCACTATCTCGCCCGGTTGCATCTGCTGTGTTACGCCGACGCCGGCTTCGGCTGTCCCGTCGCGATGACGGCCGGCGCGGCGCTGGTCCTCGAGCGGTTCGACGACGGCGAACTCGCGGACTACTACCGGGGGCTCGTCAGCCGGGACTACGACGACCTGATCGAAGGCGCGATGTTCCTCACCGAAGAACAGGGCGGTAGCGACGTGGGGGCGAACGAAACCACCGCGCGGTACGACGAGACGGCCGACTGCTGGCGGCTCACGGGAGAGAAGTGGTTCTGTTCGAATATCGACGCCGAGGGGACGCTCGCGCTCGCCCGGACGGCGGACGCGCCGGCGGGAACCGACGGCCTCTCGATGTTCCTGGTCCCTCACGGCGACCCCGACGGGGGAGTCATGACCAAGGGCGACCGGCACGACTTCGACGGAGAACCGCCGGGAGACGCCGTAAACGACCAGCTGTACCGTCGGCTAAAGGACAAGCTCGGAACCATCTCCGTCCCGACCGGCGAAGTCGAGTTCGAGGAGACGGAGGCGTTCCTCGTCGGACAGGAGGAAGCCGGATTCAAACAGATGACCGAGATGCTGAACCTCGAGCGGCTGTCGAACGCCGCCGCATCGTGTGGTATCATGGGTCGATCCCTGCTCGAGAGCAAGGTGCAAGCCGCGACCCGGGAGGCGTTCGGACGGACGATCGACGAGTTCCCGCTGATGCGCGAGGATCTCGTCGACATGACCGTCGACTACGAGGCCGCGACGGCGTACGTCTACGAGGCGGGTCGGCTCTTCTCCGAGCGCGAGCGGGCGAGACGGAACGGCGACTCGAGCGACGAACTCGACGACACCTACCGGTTGCTGCGATTGCTGGTCCCGATCGCGAAGCTCCGCACGGGCCGGATGGCCGTCGACACCGCTTCCTACGCGATGGAGATTCAGGGCGGAAACGGCTACGTCGACGACTTCGTCACCAACCGGCTGCTCCGGGACGCGCAGGTGCTCCCGATCTGGGAGGGGACCGAGAACATCCTCTCGCTCGACGCGCTCCGCGCCCTCGAGCGCGAGGACGCCCACGAGCCGTTCGCGCGCGTCGTCGAGGAGCGACTCGAGGCCGTCGCCCATCCCGCGCTCGCCGACGCGGCCGACACCGTCGCCGACGAGTACGAGGAGTTGACCGGGGCGCTGATCGCGCTGGCCGGCGAAGATACCGAGTACGCCCAGCTCTCGGCCAAGCGCCTCGCCCACTACGTCTTCGAGGTCTTCACCGCCGCACTGTTGCTCGACGAGGCCCAGACCGGTCTCGAGAACGGAGACGGACGGATGGCGATGGTCGCGCGACGGTTCGTTTCGACGACGCTCGCGGACCGGGAGGCGCGAGGGATCACCGGCGGCGACCGGTTCGCCCTCGAGGCGTTCGAGCCGATCGTCCACCACGCCCCGGTCGATCCCGAGACGGTTTCGGAGGCGATCGCGGCCGACGATTGA
- a CDS encoding CPBP family intramembrane glutamic endopeptidase — protein sequence MATSSRRWTDDPLWSTLIAAGLAISGLFAAQFTTLPALLLDPALFTAPTETSIASRATLLILNFVGFALAGAIYLAATGRGWAYVDLRMPTRREWGYVLAGILGGLAFYVLVSVTVQVLSLPAAENQVSTYIGDDQTMVLVMIVIVFLFNAPAEEFLYRNIVQKRLYDAFSRLQSVAIASVIFGLIHFPVYAALSESLLATAVPVTVVVGGAAIFGYLYAKTDNLLVPIAAHAVFNGFQFGLLYLALEYDLEAADPTSSLLVDVAMAVPL from the coding sequence ATGGCAACGTCTTCACGCCGCTGGACCGATGATCCGCTCTGGTCGACGCTCATCGCCGCCGGGCTCGCGATATCCGGCCTGTTTGCGGCGCAGTTTACGACGCTGCCGGCGCTGTTGCTCGATCCGGCGCTCTTTACCGCGCCGACGGAGACGTCGATCGCCAGTCGGGCGACGCTGTTGATCCTGAACTTCGTCGGGTTCGCCCTCGCGGGAGCCATCTATCTCGCCGCCACCGGCCGGGGCTGGGCGTACGTCGACCTTCGGATGCCGACGCGACGGGAGTGGGGGTACGTCCTCGCCGGTATCCTCGGCGGCCTCGCGTTTTACGTTCTCGTCAGCGTGACCGTCCAGGTACTCTCGCTGCCGGCCGCCGAGAACCAGGTCTCGACCTACATCGGTGACGATCAGACGATGGTACTCGTCATGATCGTCATCGTGTTCCTCTTCAACGCACCCGCCGAGGAATTCCTCTACCGGAACATCGTCCAGAAACGACTCTACGATGCGTTCTCTCGCCTGCAATCCGTCGCCATCGCCAGCGTCATCTTCGGCCTGATTCACTTCCCGGTGTACGCCGCCCTCTCGGAGTCGCTGCTCGCGACCGCAGTTCCGGTCACCGTCGTCGTCGGCGGCGCGGCCATCTTCGGCTACCTCTACGCGAAGACCGACAACCTCCTCGTTCCCATCGCCGCCCACGCCGTGTTCAACGGGTTCCAGTTCGGGCTCCTCTACCTCGCCCTCGAGTACGACCTCGAAGCCGCCGACCCCACGTCGTCGCTGCTGGTCGACGTCGCGATGGCCGTTCCGCTCTAA
- a CDS encoding HalOD1 output domain-containing protein has product MPSRDDGPARRDADYVTTFDPADDRASQAIVHAVAAVIGAEPGDLSPLYDVVEPDALDSFVEHAQRVGDTGTHQVWFTYEGVDVGVRSDGEIRIRDATSTAS; this is encoded by the coding sequence ATGCCCTCCAGAGACGACGGCCCCGCTCGACGCGACGCCGACTACGTCACGACGTTCGATCCGGCCGACGACCGTGCGAGCCAAGCCATCGTACATGCGGTCGCTGCCGTCATCGGGGCGGAACCGGGCGATCTCTCCCCGCTCTACGACGTCGTCGAGCCGGACGCGCTCGACTCGTTCGTCGAGCACGCCCAGCGAGTCGGCGACACCGGCACCCATCAGGTGTGGTTCACCTACGAGGGGGTCGACGTGGGCGTTCGAAGCGACGGCGAAATTCGGATCCGGGACGCCACCTCGACTGCCAGCTGA
- the priL gene encoding DNA primase regulatory subunit PriL: protein MQRLHARYPFLEAARESVATEAVDLATVVEQDRAVVDRARQRVITALEEGDTGEPHRDARIELLSYPVARVLVSMVDERVLVRKYARAEAATAYERFTTDMADTTELKSVESTGLELADLLAEFDLREAIRAGADGEGYRIDVGTYLPLAEDLWDDEWRLVNQPLDAGEIPVDEDELLTLLREAIRGRIEDGLPFEVPDAIATGLEDDVAEIREVLADLELTQDIDTVVPDLFPPCMKALLDQIQKGEHLPHHSRFAITAFLTSIGMNTDQIVELYRVNSSFGEEMTRYQTDHIRGDSSPTEYSAPSCATMQSYGDCVNKDDLCERIPHPMAYYEERIDEADDEELEDWRESEDDGQSASGD from the coding sequence ATGCAGCGACTCCACGCCCGGTACCCGTTTCTCGAGGCGGCTCGCGAGTCGGTCGCGACGGAGGCGGTCGATCTGGCGACCGTCGTCGAACAGGACCGGGCGGTCGTCGACCGCGCGCGCCAACGCGTGATTACCGCGCTCGAAGAGGGTGACACGGGAGAGCCACACCGCGACGCCCGCATCGAGCTGCTCTCCTACCCGGTCGCGCGGGTGCTCGTCTCGATGGTCGACGAACGCGTTCTCGTGCGCAAGTACGCCCGCGCCGAGGCCGCGACGGCCTACGAGCGGTTCACCACGGACATGGCCGATACGACCGAACTGAAGAGCGTCGAGTCGACGGGGCTGGAGCTCGCGGACCTGCTCGCCGAGTTCGACCTGCGGGAGGCCATCCGCGCGGGAGCGGACGGCGAGGGCTACCGGATCGACGTCGGCACCTACCTGCCGCTGGCGGAGGACCTGTGGGACGACGAGTGGCGACTCGTCAATCAGCCGCTGGACGCCGGCGAGATCCCGGTCGACGAGGACGAACTCCTCACGCTCCTGCGGGAAGCGATCCGGGGCCGTATCGAGGACGGGCTTCCCTTCGAAGTGCCCGACGCCATCGCGACCGGGCTCGAGGACGACGTCGCCGAGATCCGCGAGGTGCTGGCGGACCTCGAGTTGACCCAGGACATCGACACCGTCGTGCCGGACCTCTTCCCGCCGTGTATGAAGGCGCTGCTCGATCAGATCCAGAAGGGCGAGCACCTACCCCATCACTCGCGGTTCGCGATCACGGCGTTCCTGACGAGCATCGGGATGAACACCGACCAGATCGTCGAGCTCTACCGCGTCAACTCCTCCTTCGGCGAGGAGATGACCCGCTACCAGACCGATCACATCCGCGGGGACAGTTCGCCCACGGAGTACTCCGCTCCCTCCTGTGCGACGATGCAGTCCTACGGCGACTGCGTGAACAAGGACGACCTCTGCGAACGGATCCCGCATCCGATGGCCTACTACGAGGAGCGAATCGACGAGGCCGACGACGAGGAGCTTGAAGACTGGCGGGAGAGCGAGGACGACGGGCAGTCGGCGAGCGGCGACTGA